In the Deltaproteobacteria bacterium genome, one interval contains:
- a CDS encoding 4'-phosphopantetheinyl transferase superfamily protein produces MQNTDDGVFRQPVMECVGNDIVDLRLPQALGRCGDRRFIQRVLNMAEEEAFERMGGGDGLLWAFWAGKEAAYKALSQRYPKAPGMPRNFEVKWQSSLKEKELFGMAATFAEPVFLSASISEEHVHCTGVTGGFGSLSKVRSLVGEWPGLGDDSRRARTLAASLISSIAHIRPEEISIYRPPCPRRSGPPRAFHHGSPLPFIISLSHDGRFASCSAIHKY; encoded by the coding sequence ATGCAAAACACAGATGATGGCGTTTTTCGTCAGCCTGTTATGGAATGCGTGGGAAACGACATCGTTGATCTGCGCCTGCCTCAGGCCCTGGGGAGGTGCGGAGACAGGCGCTTCATCCAAAGAGTGCTGAACATGGCGGAAGAGGAGGCGTTTGAGCGGATGGGCGGCGGTGACGGCCTTTTATGGGCATTTTGGGCCGGAAAGGAGGCCGCTTACAAGGCCTTGTCCCAAAGGTACCCCAAGGCTCCCGGAATGCCTCGAAATTTTGAGGTTAAATGGCAATCATCCCTCAAGGAAAAGGAGCTTTTCGGGATGGCTGCCACCTTCGCAGAACCCGTTTTCCTTTCCGCGAGCATATCCGAAGAACACGTCCATTGCACAGGCGTCACCGGAGGATTCGGTTCTCTTTCCAAGGTCCGATCCCTGGTGGGTGAATGGCCCGGCCTGGGAGACGATTCCCGCCGCGCCCGCACTCTTGCGGCAAGCCTTATCTCATCCATCGCGCATATCCGCCCGGAAGAAATCAGCATTTACAGACCGCCCTGCCCACGGCGTTCGGGCCCGCCCCGGGCCTTCCATCATGGCAGTCCGCTTCCCTTCATCATTTCGCTCAGTCACGACGGACGGTTCGCATCATGTTCCGCAATACATAAGTACTGA
- a CDS encoding acyl carrier protein — protein sequence MQEQEILNRVMAAVKPYAGNPVRLTSASASTRLVEDLKINSARLVDIIISFEDVFNIRISDDEAERIDTVGDVLKMVKSKLN from the coding sequence ATGCAGGAACAGGAAATTTTGAATCGGGTGATGGCTGCCGTCAAACCCTATGCCGGAAACCCGGTAAGGCTCACCAGCGCCAGCGCCTCAACCCGCCTTGTGGAAGACCTGAAAATCAATTCCGCTCGTCTGGTGGACATAATTATCTCCTTTGAGGATGTTTTCAACATCCGCATTTCCGATGACGAGGCGGAACGCATCGACACGGTTGGGGATGTTCTTAAAATGGTCAAATCCAAACTCAACTAA
- a CDS encoding beta-ketoacyl-[acyl-carrier-protein] synthase family protein, translating to MPDNRRKKVVVTGLGVVSPIGSRLPDFEKALKEGASGIRFCPELSENGFACQIAGIVPDFNAVGGEILGGEALGSLPASIAYGSTAALLAWKDAGLSEPDPDGEPDWDTGAVIGTGIGDMDTIANKIVPLVNAGQVRRMGSRIIEHVMHSGATAQVAGLLGLGNRTSSNASACSTGTEAVIEAARHIRCGAAKRMLAGGAEGSSPYTWAGFDSMMVLCRKFNSSPKEGSRPMSASACGFVPGAGAGILVLEDYETAVRRGARIYAEVAGGSLNSGGQRNGGTMTAPNREGVKRCIKGALLDSGILTEELNAISGHLTATFADPLEIQNWAAALRRGPENFPFINAPKSLFGHCLGAAGAIECVAAVLELYGGFLHTSLNCEDLHPEIEPFANSVVRNFIEKPDLKNLAKASFGFGDVNACVVFKKT from the coding sequence TTGCCCGATAATCGCCGGAAAAAAGTGGTTGTTACAGGCCTTGGGGTGGTCAGCCCCATAGGAAGCCGCCTGCCCGATTTTGAAAAGGCGCTAAAAGAGGGCGCGTCTGGAATACGTTTTTGCCCGGAGCTGTCGGAAAACGGCTTTGCCTGCCAGATAGCGGGAATTGTGCCTGATTTCAACGCGGTGGGCGGTGAAATTCTGGGCGGCGAAGCCCTTGGCTCGCTTCCGGCCTCCATCGCCTACGGAAGTACCGCAGCCCTTTTGGCCTGGAAGGATGCCGGACTTTCCGAACCCGACCCGGACGGCGAGCCTGACTGGGACACCGGGGCCGTCATAGGCACGGGCATAGGCGATATGGACACCATAGCCAACAAAATCGTTCCGCTGGTGAACGCCGGCCAGGTGCGCCGTATGGGAAGCCGCATAATCGAGCATGTCATGCACAGCGGCGCCACCGCCCAGGTGGCCGGGCTTCTAGGCCTGGGAAACCGCACGTCATCCAACGCGTCGGCCTGCTCAACAGGCACCGAGGCCGTAATCGAGGCGGCCCGACACATCCGGTGCGGTGCGGCCAAACGGATGCTGGCAGGGGGCGCGGAAGGCTCTTCGCCATATACCTGGGCCGGGTTCGATTCCATGATGGTTTTGTGCCGAAAATTCAATTCCTCACCCAAAGAGGGTTCCCGCCCCATGAGCGCCTCGGCCTGCGGCTTCGTGCCTGGAGCAGGCGCGGGCATCCTGGTTTTGGAAGATTATGAAACCGCCGTCAGGCGGGGCGCTCGGATTTACGCGGAAGTGGCCGGAGGCAGCCTGAATTCGGGCGGGCAGCGCAACGGCGGCACCATGACAGCCCCAAACCGCGAGGGAGTCAAACGGTGCATAAAAGGCGCGCTTTTGGATTCGGGCATCCTGACGGAAGAGCTTAACGCAATTTCAGGACACCTTACCGCCACCTTCGCCGACCCTTTGGAGATACAAAACTGGGCGGCGGCCCTTAGGAGGGGGCCTGAAAATTTCCCTTTCATCAATGCGCCCAAATCCCTTTTTGGCCACTGCCTGGGCGCTGCCGGGGCCATCGAATGCGTGGCCGCTGTTTTGGAACTCTACGGGGGCTTTTTGCATACTTCGCTCAACTGCGAAGACCTGCACCCGGAAATCGAACCCTTTGCAAATAGCGTGGTCCGGAATTTCATTGAAAAACCGGACTTGAAAAACCTGGCCAAAGCCAGTTTCGGATTCGGCGACGTCAACGCCTGCGTCGTCTTTAAAAAAACCTAA
- a CDS encoding beta-hydroxyacyl-ACP dehydratase, producing MDANQTDKSLVLSLVPQQHPFRFLDDILSLDDMQIEGVCRFGEDSFFYKGHFPGHPVTPGVILIEAMAQTGAVAHAIYLMLKKGAPPETIRRSMFVFTRVEEAEFTKLVPPGARAIITGEKIYFRARTIKTRVRVTLENGEPACSGILTGMGVDLAR from the coding sequence ATGGATGCGAACCAAACAGACAAAAGCCTCGTACTTTCCCTGGTCCCCCAACAGCACCCGTTCCGATTTTTGGATGACATCCTCTCTTTGGATGACATGCAAATCGAGGGCGTCTGCCGGTTCGGGGAGGACTCATTTTTCTACAAGGGACATTTTCCTGGGCATCCGGTCACGCCGGGAGTCATTCTTATAGAAGCCATGGCGCAGACAGGGGCAGTGGCCCACGCCATATACCTTATGCTGAAAAAGGGGGCGCCGCCCGAAACCATCAGGCGGAGCATGTTTGTTTTTACACGGGTGGAGGAGGCGGAGTTCACGAAACTTGTTCCTCCGGGCGCACGGGCGATTATAACGGGCGAAAAAATTTACTTCCGCGCCCGGACCATCAAGACCCGTGTACGGGTGACTCTGGAAAACGGCGAGCCTGCGTGTTCCGGCATTTTGACCGGAATGGGGGTGGACCTTGCCCGATAA
- a CDS encoding SDR family oxidoreductase: MRFDSGHFAIILGASSGFGLATAQKLAAHGMNLVLVHRDRRGSMDRITLCFDQIRQTGVKVFAFNADALSDEGRTRVLDEVKNAMGKSGRIRTMLHSIAFGNLKPLAPAGPGGQERGETGTILRREDFDHTIHAMSTSLADWTRDTFERGMFADDARVLGLTSQGSTLAWRGYAAVSAAKAALEALVRAIAFEYAPYGIRANIIQAGICPTPALAAIPGHKEMLHGAALKNPLGRLTRPEDVANTVFLLSTDEAAWINGAFLHADGGEHIAG; encoded by the coding sequence ATGCGATTCGACTCCGGCCACTTTGCGATAATCCTTGGGGCGTCTTCCGGGTTCGGCCTCGCCACGGCCCAAAAGCTGGCGGCCCACGGCATGAACCTTGTTCTGGTCCACCGGGACAGGAGAGGCTCCATGGACCGCATTACGCTTTGTTTCGACCAAATTCGCCAAACCGGGGTGAAGGTTTTCGCGTTCAATGCCGATGCGCTTTCGGATGAAGGCCGTACAAGGGTTCTGGATGAAGTCAAAAACGCCATGGGAAAGAGCGGCAGAATCCGCACGATGCTCCACTCCATAGCTTTCGGAAACTTGAAGCCGCTGGCTCCTGCCGGGCCGGGCGGACAAGAGAGAGGGGAAACCGGAACAATTCTCAGACGCGAGGATTTCGACCACACGATTCACGCCATGTCCACCAGTCTGGCCGACTGGACAAGGGATACTTTCGAGCGGGGTATGTTCGCCGACGATGCAAGGGTTCTGGGCCTCACCAGCCAGGGATCAACCCTGGCCTGGCGCGGATATGCAGCGGTTTCCGCAGCCAAGGCCGCCCTGGAGGCCCTTGTGCGGGCCATTGCCTTTGAATATGCGCCATACGGAATTCGCGCCAACATTATCCAGGCCGGAATATGCCCCACTCCGGCACTGGCGGCAATACCCGGACATAAGGAAATGCTTCATGGCGCAGCCCTGAAAAATCCCCTTGGCCGCCTCACCCGGCCCGAAGACGTGGCAAACACCGTATTTCTCCTCTCCACGGACGAGGCTGCCTGGATCAACGGGGCCTTTCTTCACGCAGATGGAGGAGAGCACATTGCAGGCTGA
- a CDS encoding ACP S-malonyltransferase, producing MEKQSTAVVFPGQGSQCFGMGKEFFDQFPESRAAFQEASEALMWDTAAMCFSQNPSLNLTEFAQPLILTTEIAMFRGLCVHYGLTPSCYGGHSLGEYAALVAAGVMPLGIAAQLVSLRGKLMQTACPQGTGGMAAVIARNIGMEEIQAALADLPLDVANVNYSGQIVIGGLLRAFGEAEKRLGGLLDNRGDWRFVPLNVSAPFHSRFMAPVCAPFGEALEDAKINWDTAKARNVTSNVTGLFHEPDSQRITDALTLQVSRPVLWENNMEALMKKATQVVEIGPARPLSGFFRSIGIDARAVTSLATARRAFENREAA from the coding sequence ATGGAAAAACAATCAACAGCCGTGGTCTTTCCGGGTCAGGGCTCCCAATGCTTCGGAATGGGGAAAGAATTTTTCGATCAATTTCCCGAAAGCCGCGCGGCATTCCAAGAGGCATCCGAGGCCCTTATGTGGGACACTGCGGCAATGTGTTTCAGCCAAAACCCGTCGCTGAACCTGACCGAGTTTGCCCAGCCCCTCATCCTTACAACCGAAATCGCCATGTTCCGGGGGCTTTGCGTGCATTACGGATTAACACCCTCCTGTTACGGCGGCCACAGCCTTGGCGAATACGCGGCCCTGGTGGCGGCGGGTGTCATGCCCCTGGGCATAGCCGCACAACTGGTCAGTTTGCGGGGAAAACTGATGCAAACGGCCTGTCCCCAAGGAACCGGAGGCATGGCCGCCGTAATCGCCCGGAACATCGGGATGGAGGAAATACAGGCCGCTCTGGCGGACCTGCCTCTTGATGTGGCCAATGTCAATTATTCCGGCCAGATTGTGATAGGCGGGCTTTTGAGGGCATTCGGGGAGGCCGAAAAACGATTGGGCGGACTTTTGGATAACCGGGGTGACTGGCGCTTCGTGCCTTTAAACGTAAGCGCGCCTTTTCACAGCCGTTTTATGGCGCCCGTTTGCGCGCCTTTCGGCGAGGCCCTGGAAGATGCGAAAATCAATTGGGACACGGCAAAGGCCCGGAACGTGACATCGAACGTTACGGGGCTTTTTCACGAGCCGGATTCCCAGCGCATAACTGACGCGCTGACTCTTCAGGTGTCGCGGCCGGTGTTGTGGGAAAACAACATGGAGGCTCTGATGAAGAAGGCTACCCAGGTGGTGGAAATAGGCCCGGCCCGGCCACTTTCGGGCTTTTTCCGGTCAATCGGCATAGATGCCCGGGCTGTAACCAGCCTTGCCACGGCCCGGCGGGCCTTTGAAAACAGGGAGGCGGCCTGA
- a CDS encoding sigma-54-dependent Fis family transcriptional regulator: MRTKQSLTDAEREFFALVQKTGVANPYGKIRAELESQVAKYCSDQTFEPGIERATKAVKDRLAALEAQGVRRIEMLSGKDRALLESAYLFDFFYEFRKKFDEHIVEQLAAGEKTVKLSWAGDGIAHLASRGFGPERITRAFELGYQFRRAFYFINHGLAGRSPVMRKLKFDIWNNIFTHNVSLYERYLWNRMEDFSTLLLGETGTGKGAAAGAIGRAGYIAFNLKKQRFEESFTKSFISINLSSFPETLIESELFGHKKGAFTGAVENHAGKFAQCGPHGTLLLDEIGEIPHHIQIKLLHVLQDREFNPVGSHKAESFHGRVIAATNRPIDDLRKRGAFRDDFYYRLSSDIIVMPPLRRRLREDPAELDTLLNFLVTRIIGKPSPELCRMVKDVIGKNLGMDYPWYGNVRELEQCVRRVLLKRVYEGKSGDEADDIFSQLAHAMESGDIPAQRLLSGYCVLLYRRYGTYEEVARRTRLDRRTVAKYVSDWTEGNNGAKTPDVSDDVEIDK; this comes from the coding sequence ATGAGAACAAAACAAAGCCTCACAGACGCGGAGCGGGAGTTTTTCGCCCTGGTGCAAAAGACCGGCGTGGCCAACCCCTATGGGAAGATCAGGGCCGAACTCGAATCGCAGGTGGCGAAATATTGCTCTGACCAAACCTTCGAACCGGGAATCGAGCGAGCCACAAAAGCGGTGAAGGATCGTCTGGCCGCTTTGGAGGCCCAAGGCGTCCGAAGGATTGAAATGCTTTCGGGCAAGGATCGCGCCCTTCTGGAAAGCGCATATCTCTTTGATTTTTTCTACGAGTTTCGGAAAAAATTCGATGAACATATCGTCGAGCAATTGGCGGCCGGTGAAAAAACCGTAAAGCTTTCCTGGGCCGGGGATGGCATAGCCCATCTGGCTTCGCGGGGCTTTGGCCCGGAAAGGATAACGCGGGCCTTTGAGCTTGGATACCAGTTCCGGCGCGCCTTTTACTTCATCAATCACGGGCTGGCTGGCCGAAGCCCGGTGATGCGCAAGTTGAAGTTCGACATCTGGAACAACATCTTCACCCACAACGTGAGCCTTTATGAGCGCTATCTGTGGAACCGCATGGAGGATTTTTCAACGCTGCTTCTGGGTGAAACCGGCACGGGCAAGGGAGCCGCAGCCGGGGCTATCGGGCGGGCGGGCTATATTGCCTTCAACCTCAAAAAACAGCGCTTCGAGGAGAGCTTCACCAAAAGTTTCATCTCCATAAACCTTTCCAGTTTCCCTGAGACCCTCATCGAGAGCGAGCTTTTCGGGCATAAAAAAGGGGCGTTCACCGGGGCTGTGGAAAACCACGCCGGCAAGTTCGCACAATGCGGGCCTCACGGAACCCTTTTATTGGACGAAATAGGTGAAATCCCTCACCATATACAGATAAAGCTGCTGCACGTACTTCAGGACCGCGAGTTCAACCCGGTGGGAAGCCACAAAGCCGAATCCTTTCACGGACGCGTAATCGCCGCCACCAACAGGCCCATAGACGACCTTAGAAAGCGAGGAGCCTTCAGGGATGATTTTTATTACCGGCTGTCATCCGATATCATAGTCATGCCGCCATTGCGGCGTCGGCTGCGTGAAGACCCGGCTGAACTGGACACCCTTCTGAATTTTCTGGTCACGCGAATAATCGGAAAGCCTTCGCCTGAGCTTTGCCGCATGGTGAAGGATGTTATCGGCAAGAATCTGGGCATGGATTACCCCTGGTACGGAAACGTGCGGGAGCTGGAGCAGTGCGTCAGGCGGGTGCTCCTGAAGCGGGTCTATGAAGGCAAAAGCGGGGATGAGGCGGACGATATTTTTTCACAACTCGCCCATGCGATGGAATCAGGGGATATACCTGCCCAGAGGCTCTTGTCGGGCTATTGCGTCCTTCTTTACCGGCGTTACGGAACCTATGAGGAAGTTGCCAGAAGAACCAGGCTCGACCGCCGCACGGTCGCCAAGTATGTGTCCGACTGGACCGAAGGGAACAACGGAGCGAAAACGCCGGATGTCTCAGACGATGTCGAAATAGACAAGTGA
- a CDS encoding TetR/AcrR family transcriptional regulator: MGRKNNAEVRRNEIVQALYACLSEKGHEKVTTKEIALQAGLAPGVIHYYFKSKDEIVTCLMDHLAGKYQALFGEKMQELSNSSEFLKAFANFLCDEFVFDQGLNRVFYNLVQMGFESQVVVKPLRLLMENYRARGNLHFRQLYSPIKNAGYLVVALIEGLALQWMIEPDDSRKEDIRNLVQFTMEGILSAV, from the coding sequence ATGGGACGAAAAAACAACGCCGAGGTCAGACGAAATGAAATCGTCCAGGCGCTATATGCATGCCTTTCGGAAAAAGGGCATGAAAAAGTCACGACCAAGGAAATAGCCCTTCAGGCCGGATTGGCGCCCGGCGTAATCCACTATTACTTCAAGTCCAAGGATGAAATCGTCACCTGCCTGATGGATCATCTGGCCGGAAAATACCAAGCTCTTTTTGGAGAAAAAATGCAGGAGCTTTCAAACAGCAGCGAGTTTCTCAAAGCCTTCGCTAATTTTTTATGCGACGAATTTGTTTTTGACCAGGGACTCAATCGGGTCTTCTACAATCTGGTCCAGATGGGTTTTGAGAGCCAAGTGGTAGTAAAGCCTTTGCGTCTGCTCATGGAAAATTACCGGGCCCGGGGAAACCTGCACTTCCGGCAACTCTATTCCCCGATAAAAAACGCCGGGTATCTTGTGGTGGCTTTGATCGAGGGGCTGGCTCTTCAATGGATGATTGAGCCGGATGACAGCCGAAAAGAGGACATCAGAAATCTTGTCCAATTTACCATGGAGGGAATTTTAAGTGCGGTTTGA
- the ald gene encoding alanine dehydrogenase, giving the protein MIVGVLKEIKAEENRVSMTPAGAEVMVQNGHEVWVEKNAGINSGLPDEAYIQAGASIKDTPEEIFDGAEMVMHVKELLPPEYGLIRPGQIVFTYLHLAAAEELTRALIQSDSVCIAYETIQKTDGSLPLLTPMSEVAGRMAIQQGAKYLEMEKGGHGILLGGVPGVDPGTVLVIGGGVVGINAAKMACGLGAKVYLLDMSLSRLRYLSDVMPANCFLIKSSPSAIRKYSLEADVVVGAVLIPGTKAPRLITRDMLPSMKRGAVLVDVAIDQGGCFETSRATTHSDPIYIVDGVVHYCVTNMPGAVAKTSTMALTNATLPYAVEIADKGWKAACEQNQEIALGANVVHGKITYPGVAEAFGLEYTPLKELL; this is encoded by the coding sequence ATGATCGTCGGAGTGCTCAAGGAAATTAAGGCGGAGGAAAACCGCGTGTCCATGACGCCCGCCGGGGCGGAGGTCATGGTCCAGAACGGCCACGAGGTCTGGGTGGAAAAGAACGCCGGCATCAATTCCGGCCTGCCGGACGAGGCCTATATCCAGGCCGGGGCCTCCATCAAGGACACGCCCGAGGAAATCTTTGACGGGGCCGAGATGGTAATGCACGTCAAGGAGCTCCTGCCGCCGGAGTATGGCCTCATCCGGCCCGGCCAGATCGTGTTCACCTACCTGCACCTGGCTGCGGCCGAAGAGCTGACCCGGGCCCTGATCCAAAGCGATTCGGTGTGCATTGCTTATGAAACCATTCAGAAAACCGACGGGTCCCTCCCCCTGCTCACACCCATGAGCGAGGTGGCCGGCCGCATGGCCATCCAGCAGGGGGCCAAGTACCTGGAAATGGAAAAGGGCGGCCACGGTATCCTCCTGGGCGGAGTGCCCGGCGTGGACCCGGGCACGGTGCTGGTCATCGGCGGTGGAGTGGTTGGCATCAACGCGGCCAAGATGGCCTGCGGCCTGGGTGCCAAGGTCTACCTTCTGGACATGTCTCTGTCCCGCCTGCGTTACCTTTCAGATGTCATGCCCGCCAACTGTTTTTTGATCAAGTCCAGCCCCTCGGCCATCCGCAAATACAGCCTGGAAGCCGACGTTGTGGTGGGCGCGGTGCTCATTCCGGGCACCAAGGCCCCCCGCCTGATCACCCGGGACATGCTGCCTTCCATGAAGCGCGGCGCGGTTCTGGTGGACGTTGCAATCGACCAGGGCGGCTGTTTTGAGACATCCAGGGCCACCACCCACTCGGACCCCATCTACATCGTGGATGGGGTTGTGCATTACTGTGTGACCAATATGCCCGGGGCCGTGGCCAAGACCTCCACTATGGCCCTGACCAACGCAACCCTGCCCTACGCAGTGGAAATCGCCGACAAGGGCTGGAAAGCCGCCTGCGAACAAAACCAGGAAATCGCCCTGGGCGCCAACGTGGTCCACGGCAAGATCACCTATCCCGGGGTGGCCGAGGCCTTTGGCCTGGAGTACACGCCCCTGAAAGAACTGCTATAA
- a CDS encoding TetR family transcriptional regulator C-terminal domain-containing protein yields MAPVAIGKKAVSVSKWKPGIFLSQKSKGVMHSGTEFDPVQAAMLVAVIEGLALQRMVDSTAFSRNEARRQVTVIVAACLNQDQPQKGKPKAGKVNDHEWN; encoded by the coding sequence ATGGCCCCCGTCGCTATAGGAAAAAAAGCCGTTTCTGTGTCGAAGTGGAAACCCGGGATATTTCTCAGCCAAAAATCAAAAGGGGTTATGCATAGCGGCACCGAGTTTGATCCGGTTCAGGCCGCAATGCTGGTGGCGGTTATTGAGGGCCTTGCGCTGCAAAGGATGGTCGACTCCACTGCTTTTAGCCGCAACGAGGCGAGGAGGCAGGTTACCGTAATTGTGGCCGCATGTCTTAACCAGGATCAACCTCAAAAAGGTAAACCTAAAGCCGGAAAGGTTAATGATCATGAATGGAACTGA
- a CDS encoding aspartate aminotransferase family protein — protein sequence MIMNGTEKMELSPKKKQMLAKFGTHVSRGQIRFLSAGHLDIFEGKRKGVHFYESVTGKRYVDGFSSAGCFNVGRGNPEILDELRAAVRDGSDMGSAGLLSRHKVEFAKKLVQACPGDLNRVIFAGSGADAVDGAIKLALGATGRTKILSMVKAYHGHSGFSLSANGKAYYKELFEPLMPNFDFLPFGDLNAFIRKADTNTAAVILEPIQGEGGIHVASDEYLAGLRKHCDNLGIQLIFDEIQTGFGRTGKLWASEHSGVVPDIMVLAKAIGGGIYPNGAIVYRDTPVLTDFTEKNPWFHVSLGGGSDIGCRISSKVLDYILENRLWENAERMGGKIRNGLLKLQEQNPEIILEVRGRGMMMGLEYKHDFMGMLMAECLSRKGMFAAYSGNAPQVMRFQIPLTLSESETDEVISIIEEALKIMKLYLILLMPLSRLPLIGRVLNNQKVLISSSAFLRKFGF from the coding sequence ATGATCATGAATGGAACTGAAAAAATGGAACTATCGCCGAAGAAAAAACAGATGCTGGCGAAGTTTGGAACGCACGTATCCAGGGGACAGATCCGGTTTTTATCGGCCGGCCACCTGGACATCTTCGAAGGAAAAAGAAAGGGCGTTCATTTTTATGAGAGCGTTACCGGAAAGCGATATGTTGACGGATTTTCCTCGGCCGGCTGTTTCAACGTCGGACGGGGCAATCCGGAGATATTGGACGAACTTCGCGCCGCAGTCCGAGATGGGAGTGACATGGGATCCGCAGGGCTCCTTTCGCGGCACAAGGTGGAATTCGCAAAAAAGCTGGTCCAAGCCTGCCCGGGGGACCTCAACCGTGTGATTTTTGCCGGAAGCGGCGCCGATGCCGTGGATGGAGCCATAAAGCTTGCCCTTGGAGCCACCGGAAGGACCAAGATCCTTTCCATGGTAAAAGCCTATCACGGACACTCCGGGTTCAGCCTCTCCGCCAACGGCAAGGCTTACTATAAGGAATTGTTCGAGCCTTTGATGCCCAATTTCGATTTCCTGCCATTCGGAGACCTCAATGCCTTTATCCGAAAGGCGGACACAAATACGGCCGCCGTCATCCTTGAACCCATTCAGGGAGAGGGTGGTATTCATGTGGCTAGCGATGAATACCTCGCCGGACTCCGAAAGCATTGCGACAATCTGGGCATACAACTCATCTTCGATGAAATCCAAACCGGCTTCGGCCGCACCGGGAAGCTTTGGGCCTCCGAGCATTCCGGCGTGGTTCCGGACATCATGGTGCTTGCCAAGGCGATTGGTGGAGGGATCTACCCCAACGGAGCCATCGTCTATCGGGACACGCCTGTATTAACGGATTTTACAGAAAAGAATCCCTGGTTCCATGTTTCCCTGGGAGGCGGTTCGGACATCGGCTGCCGAATCTCGTCCAAGGTTTTGGACTATATCCTGGAAAACCGGCTTTGGGAGAATGCCGAAAGGATGGGCGGTAAAATCCGGAACGGGCTTTTAAAGCTTCAGGAGCAAAATCCTGAAATCATCCTGGAGGTCCGGGGGCGTGGCATGATGATGGGCCTGGAATACAAACATGATTTCATGGGCATGCTTATGGCTGAATGTTTGAGTCGCAAGGGCATGTTCGCCGCCTACTCCGGGAACGCCCCCCAGGTGATGCGCTTCCAGATTCCCCTCACACTTTCCGAGTCTGAGACGGACGAGGTGATTTCCATTATCGAGGAGGCCCTTAAAATCATGAAGCTCTACCTTATTCTCCTCATGCCCCTTTCCCGGCTGCCCTTAATCGGAAGGGTCCTGAACAATCAGAAGGTGCTCATCTCTTCGAGCGCTTTTCTAAGAAAGTTTGGATTCTAA
- a CDS encoding aspartate aminotransferase family protein yields the protein MMNDITSGHELLQEAQNYFPKALISGLAAKGHDFFESGSAGAWLYDEKKNAILDAYTSGGTHNLGRSRPELGQALLNAAEKTDQGNFVLVSKEKVRLVERLARFMPYDLSCMLFTVVRGEAMDAACKVARGHTERTELITVDGGWYGQTGFAMSLSDRIDKADYGPLIPDVKTIPFGDGTAAEKAVTARTAAVILEPVQAENGCRTATREYLGQLRRVCDQKGALLILDETQTGFGRTGTKFACEGLGASPDILIFGEALAGGMFPMCGLAFPPRIKAFFDKHPLIHLCTFGGHDVGCLVADKALDLYETLKPWNNAKRQGERILNGLKPLAGEYPDTFRSVAGLGLLLSIQLTSTEKALAFCKAARTQGLLCVPGEVLKSSVVLRPPLTLTDEESRKLIEAIQNTLKRI from the coding sequence ATGATGAACGACATCACATCGGGCCATGAGTTACTGCAAGAAGCCCAGAATTACTTTCCAAAGGCCCTGATTTCCGGTTTGGCGGCAAAGGGGCATGATTTCTTCGAGTCGGGTTCAGCCGGCGCGTGGTTATATGACGAAAAGAAAAATGCCATTCTGGATGCTTATACATCCGGTGGAACACACAATCTGGGACGAAGCCGCCCGGAACTCGGGCAGGCATTATTGAATGCGGCTGAAAAAACAGACCAGGGAAATTTTGTCCTGGTTTCAAAAGAAAAGGTTCGCCTGGTTGAACGGCTGGCCCGTTTTATGCCCTATGATCTTTCTTGTATGCTTTTCACCGTAGTCCGGGGTGAGGCCATGGACGCGGCATGCAAGGTGGCCAGGGGGCATACGGAAAGAACCGAGCTTATAACCGTGGATGGTGGATGGTATGGTCAGACAGGGTTTGCCATGAGCCTTTCGGATCGGATAGATAAAGCTGACTATGGCCCCCTGATTCCGGACGTAAAAACCATTCCCTTCGGAGACGGAACCGCCGCGGAAAAAGCGGTGACAGCACGCACTGCAGCAGTGATTCTGGAACCGGTCCAGGCTGAAAACGGTTGCCGGACAGCTACTCGGGAGTATCTCGGGCAATTGAGGAGGGTCTGCGATCAAAAAGGGGCTCTCTTGATTCTGGATGAGACTCAGACCGGATTTGGACGCACCGGAACGAAGTTCGCCTGCGAAGGCCTGGGGGCTTCTCCGGATATTCTGATCTTTGGCGAGGCCCTTGCAGGTGGAATGTTTCCCATGTGCGGGCTCGCCTTCCCTCCCAGAATCAAAGCCTTTTTTGATAAGCACCCGCTCATTCACTTATGCACTTTCGGTGGGCACGATGTGGGATGCCTTGTGGCCGATAAAGCCCTGGACTTGTATGAAACCCTGAAACCATGGAATAACGCCAAAAGGCAGGGGGAAAGAATCCTGAATGGGTTGAAGCCCCTGGCGGGAGAATATCCCGATACATTCCGGTCTGTAGCCGGACTGGGCCTTCTTTTATCAATCCAACTGACCTCCACTGAAAAGGCCTTGGCCTTTTGCAAGGCCGCCAGAACCCAGGGCCTTCTGTGCGTCCCGGGAGAGGTCCTGAAATCCTCTGTTGTGCTCAGGCCGCCCCTCACCTTGACGGATGAAGAGTCGAGAAAACTCATAGAAGCCATTCAGAATACGCTTAAAAGAATCTAA